A single region of the Streptomyces vilmorinianum genome encodes:
- a CDS encoding TerD family protein, with amino-acid sequence MIKGANAFVPTVPLRIAVRNGLDVAALLLTEKGRVRGDGDIVFHGATVHPSGAVRLMGEENGTVWLEAGLTAIEEEIVRVLVVGSTERGAMRDVDGLSVEAFAPDGTSVARYEVTDGGGETAMVLAELYRRAGGWKFRAVGQGYVNGLAGLVADHGVDVADVADVADEAPTPVQAASAPVTPSPAPVPFQVPAPATPAPVPFQVPPMAAPAPATPPPVAPASVSEPPSHPVPAHAGAPDWTFGAVFEPYTQTGRDNDVITVDGLPPGPVVVELAIRGDGYTGLWPLTRFNKEGDTLVNSTEEDFQGRVLAQVPGNGRLRLQLKAEGPWQLRVLPLAAARRLTEEQLECRGPDVLLHTGGTADLALHYRGDENLIVNLYELAGHDDPTALPTDDNVVNEIGKRRETVPLPEGPLIVHLEMADGPWRAQLKHLEPRSGPSNGDGLAKVTDIRQAQGRSWWGRR; translated from the coding sequence ATGATCAAGGGGGCCAATGCCTTCGTTCCGACCGTGCCGCTGCGGATCGCCGTGCGGAACGGGCTGGACGTCGCGGCGCTGCTGCTGACGGAGAAGGGCAGGGTCCGGGGGGACGGCGACATCGTGTTCCACGGTGCGACGGTCCATCCCTCGGGCGCGGTGCGGCTGATGGGGGAGGAGAACGGCACGGTGTGGCTGGAGGCCGGCCTCACCGCGATCGAGGAGGAGATCGTCCGCGTCCTGGTGGTCGGGTCGACGGAGCGCGGCGCGATGCGGGACGTGGACGGGCTGTCGGTGGAGGCGTTCGCGCCGGACGGTACGTCGGTCGCGCGGTACGAGGTGACCGACGGCGGCGGCGAGACGGCGATGGTGCTCGCGGAGCTGTACCGGCGGGCGGGGGGCTGGAAGTTCCGCGCGGTGGGCCAGGGCTACGTGAACGGCCTCGCCGGCCTGGTGGCGGACCACGGCGTGGACGTGGCGGACGTGGCGGACGTGGCGGACGAGGCGCCGACGCCGGTCCAGGCCGCCTCGGCTCCGGTCACGCCGTCTCCGGCTCCGGTGCCGTTCCAGGTCCCGGCTCCGGCCACCCCGGCTCCGGTGCCGTTCCAGGTCCCGCCCATGGCCGCTCCGGCTCCGGCCACCCCACCCCCGGTCGCCCCGGCCTCCGTCTCCGAGCCGCCTTCGCATCCCGTGCCGGCGCATGCGGGAGCGCCGGACTGGACCTTCGGTGCCGTCTTCGAGCCGTACACGCAGACCGGCCGCGACAACGACGTGATCACCGTGGACGGGCTCCCGCCGGGGCCGGTCGTGGTCGAACTCGCCATCCGGGGCGACGGGTACACCGGTCTGTGGCCCCTCACCCGGTTCAACAAGGAGGGGGACACCCTCGTCAACAGCACCGAGGAGGACTTCCAGGGCCGAGTGCTCGCCCAGGTCCCAGGGAACGGGCGGCTGCGCCTGCAGCTGAAGGCGGAGGGCCCCTGGCAGCTCCGGGTGCTGCCGCTGGCGGCGGCCCGGCGCCTGACGGAGGAACAGCTGGAGTGCCGCGGCCCCGACGTCCTGCTGCACACCGGGGGAACGGCCGACCTCGCCCTCCACTACCGCGGCGACGAGAACCTCATCGTCAACCTCTACGAACTGGCGGGCCACGACGACCCCACGGCCCTGCCCACGGACGACAACGTGGTCAACGAGATCGGCAAGCGACGGGAGACCGTACCGCTCCCCGAGGGGCCGCTCATCGTGCACCTGGAGATGGCGGACGGTCCGTGGCGGGCGCAGTTGAAGCATCTGGAGCCGCGCAGCGGGCCGTCGAACGGCGACGGCCTCGCGAAGGTGACCGACATCCGCCAGGCCCAGGGCCGATCGTGGTGGGGCAGGCGCTGA
- a CDS encoding benzoate/H(+) symporter BenE family transporter: MTFIRHLRSIRHVRSAAPTTAVSAGFLAVLIGVTSSVAVVFTAAKAAGATSAQLTSWVFALGIGMGITCIALSLRYRAPIVTAWSTPGAALLATGLQGVTMAQAVGAFLLSAVLIVISGVTGWFERIMNRIPVPLASALLAGVLLQFGTELFTQMERNGAIAVPMFLAYLAGRRWFPRYAVVAALAVGVAATAWQGSWKLDGFELTLAEPSFVRPEFDWQVLVGVGLPLFAVTMASQNLPGVAVLRNAGYSTPISPLLTWTGTVNTVLAPFGCFGLNLAAITAAICSGEPAHPDPRRRYVAGVWAGIFYLLVGLFGGTVGWLLTAMPPALVLGIAGIGLLGTIGSSLTSALLDERLREPAVVTLLATASGFTLFGIGSTFWGLLAGVLTLAVGDLTRRKPPRDAAALPRQITTPAKRP, encoded by the coding sequence ATGACCTTCATACGACACCTCCGGTCCATACGACACGTCCGTTCCGCCGCGCCGACCACCGCAGTCTCCGCCGGATTCCTCGCCGTCCTCATCGGTGTCACCAGCTCCGTGGCCGTCGTGTTCACGGCCGCCAAGGCCGCCGGGGCCACCTCCGCGCAGCTCACCTCCTGGGTGTTCGCGCTGGGCATCGGCATGGGCATCACCTGCATCGCCCTGTCCCTGCGCTACCGCGCGCCGATCGTCACGGCCTGGTCGACGCCGGGTGCCGCCCTGCTCGCCACCGGGCTGCAGGGGGTGACGATGGCGCAGGCGGTCGGGGCGTTCCTGCTGTCCGCCGTACTCATCGTGATCAGCGGGGTCACGGGCTGGTTCGAGCGGATCATGAACCGGATTCCGGTGCCGCTCGCCTCCGCGCTGCTCGCCGGGGTGCTCCTGCAGTTCGGCACCGAGCTGTTCACGCAGATGGAGAGGAACGGCGCCATCGCCGTCCCCATGTTCCTGGCCTATCTCGCGGGCCGGCGGTGGTTCCCCCGGTACGCCGTCGTCGCCGCGCTCGCCGTGGGCGTCGCGGCGACCGCGTGGCAAGGCTCCTGGAAGCTCGACGGCTTCGAGCTCACGCTCGCCGAACCGTCCTTCGTACGCCCGGAGTTCGACTGGCAGGTCCTCGTCGGTGTCGGTCTGCCGCTCTTCGCCGTGACGATGGCGTCGCAGAATCTGCCGGGTGTGGCCGTGCTGCGCAACGCCGGTTACTCCACCCCGATCTCGCCCCTGCTCACCTGGACGGGCACGGTCAACACCGTCCTCGCCCCCTTCGGCTGCTTCGGCCTGAACCTGGCCGCGATCACCGCCGCCATCTGCAGCGGCGAGCCCGCCCACCCCGACCCCCGCAGGCGCTACGTCGCGGGCGTCTGGGCGGGGATCTTCTACCTTCTGGTCGGCCTCTTCGGCGGAACGGTCGGCTGGCTGCTCACCGCGATGCCTCCGGCCCTGGTCCTCGGGATCGCCGGCATCGGCCTGCTCGGCACCATCGGGAGCTCCCTCACCTCGGCCCTCCTGGACGAGCGCCTCCGCGAGCCGGCCGTGGTCACTCTGCTCGCCACCGCGTCGGGGTTCACGCTCTTCGGGATCGGCTCGACCTTCTGGGGGCTCCTGGCAGGCGTTCTGACCCTCGCCGTGGGTGACCTGACCCGGCGCAAGCCCCCGAGGGACGCGGCCGCACTCCCCCGGCAGATCACGACCCCGGCGAAGAGGCCCTGA
- the msrB gene encoding peptide-methionine (R)-S-oxide reductase MsrB: MSYEVEKPDEQWRTELTPAEYQVLRQAGTEPAFRGEYTDTTTKGVYSCRACGAELFTSTEKFESHCGWPSFYDPKDSAAVELIEDRSHGMVRTEVRCARCGSHLGHVFEGEGYPTPTDQRYCINSISLRLTPDGDTGADA; encoded by the coding sequence ATGTCGTACGAGGTCGAGAAGCCGGACGAGCAGTGGCGTACGGAGCTGACCCCGGCGGAGTACCAGGTGCTGCGCCAGGCGGGCACGGAACCGGCCTTCCGGGGTGAGTACACCGACACCACGACCAAGGGCGTCTACTCCTGCCGGGCGTGCGGCGCGGAGCTCTTCACGTCGACGGAGAAGTTCGAGTCGCACTGCGGCTGGCCGTCCTTCTACGACCCGAAGGACAGCGCGGCCGTCGAGCTGATCGAGGACCGCTCGCACGGCATGGTCCGCACCGAGGTCCGCTGCGCCCGCTGCGGCTCGCACCTGGGCCATGTCTTCGAGGGCGAGGGCTACCCGACCCCGACGGACCAGCGGTACTGCATCAACTCGATCTCGCTGAGGCTGACTCCGGACGGGGATACGGGTGCGGATGCGTGA
- the murC gene encoding UDP-N-acetylmuramate--L-alanine ligase, whose product MAPAIPAAMERPHFIGIGGAGMSGIAKILAQRGAKVAGSDAKESATAEALRALGVTVHIGHAAAHLADDASAVVVSSAIRADNPELARAAELGIPVVHRSDALASLMDGLRAIAVAGTHGKTTTTSMLAVALTELGLDPSYAIGGDLAGPGTNARHGEGAVFVAEADESDRSFQKYDPEVAIVLNVELDHHANYASMDEIYESFEAFTAKIRPGGTLVVGEHAGARELAARVAGRADLNVITVGESEDSDARILSITPNGMTSQVVVLLDGVRHTFTVSVPGRHYAHNAAAALAAGARVGIDPAELAQALTAYTGVGRRLQLKGEAAGVQVIDSYAHHPTEMTADLEAMRGAAGASRLLVVFQPHLFSRTQELGKEMGDALALADQSVVLDIYPAREDPIPGITSDLIITAARAAGADVTAVHDKAAVPDVVAGMARPGDLVLTMGAGDVTDLGPRILARLSD is encoded by the coding sequence ATGGCACCCGCCATCCCTGCCGCCATGGAACGGCCGCACTTCATCGGCATCGGCGGTGCCGGAATGTCGGGCATCGCCAAGATCCTGGCCCAACGCGGGGCGAAGGTGGCCGGCAGCGACGCGAAGGAGTCCGCGACCGCCGAGGCGCTGCGGGCGCTCGGCGTCACGGTGCACATCGGGCACGCCGCCGCCCACCTCGCCGACGACGCCTCCGCCGTGGTCGTCTCCAGCGCCATCCGCGCCGACAACCCGGAGCTGGCCCGCGCCGCCGAGCTGGGCATCCCGGTGGTCCACCGCTCCGACGCGCTCGCCTCCCTCATGGACGGCCTGCGCGCGATCGCGGTCGCCGGTACGCACGGCAAGACCACGACCACCTCCATGCTGGCCGTCGCGCTCACCGAGCTCGGCCTGGACCCCTCGTACGCCATCGGCGGCGACCTCGCGGGCCCCGGCACCAACGCCCGGCACGGCGAGGGGGCGGTCTTCGTCGCCGAGGCCGACGAGAGCGACCGCAGCTTCCAGAAGTACGACCCCGAGGTCGCGATCGTCCTCAACGTCGAGCTGGACCACCACGCGAACTACGCGTCGATGGACGAGATCTACGAGTCCTTCGAGGCCTTCACCGCCAAGATCCGCCCCGGCGGCACCCTGGTCGTCGGTGAGCACGCGGGCGCCCGCGAGCTGGCCGCCCGGGTCGCCGGCCGCGCGGACCTGAACGTGATCACGGTCGGCGAGTCCGAGGACTCCGACGCCCGGATCCTCTCCATCACCCCGAACGGCATGACGAGCCAGGTCGTCGTCCTCCTCGACGGCGTCCGGCACACCTTCACCGTCTCGGTCCCCGGCCGCCACTACGCGCACAACGCGGCGGCCGCCCTCGCCGCCGGCGCTCGCGTGGGCATCGACCCGGCGGAGCTGGCCCAGGCCCTCACCGCGTACACCGGTGTCGGCCGTCGCCTCCAGCTCAAGGGCGAGGCGGCGGGCGTCCAGGTCATCGACTCGTACGCCCACCACCCCACCGAGATGACCGCCGACCTGGAGGCCATGCGCGGCGCCGCCGGGGCCTCGCGCCTGCTGGTCGTCTTCCAGCCGCACCTCTTTTCCCGCACCCAGGAACTGGGCAAGGAGATGGGCGACGCCCTGGCCCTCGCCGACCAGTCCGTGGTCCTCGACATCTACCCGGCCCGCGAGGACCCGATCCCCGGCATCACCAGCGACCTGATCATCACGGCGGCCCGCGCGGCCGGCGCCGACGTGACGGCCGTGCACGACAAGGCGGCCGTCCCGGACGTCGTCGCGGGAATGGCCAGGCCCGGCGATCTCGTTCTGACGATGGGCGCGGGTGACGTCACGGACCTCGGCCCGAGGATCCTGGCCCGCCTTTCCGACTGA